A genomic region of Castor canadensis chromosome 16, mCasCan1.hap1v2, whole genome shotgun sequence contains the following coding sequences:
- the Sdhaf1 gene encoding succinate dehydrogenase assembly factor 1, mitochondrial — protein sequence MSRHSRLQKQILSLYRDLLRAGRGKPGAEARVRAEFRQHAILPRSDVLRIEYLYRRGRRQLQLLRSGHATSMGAFVRPRSPIEEVGDAGAPRTPPDDGHGPGNPHDRTEAPETRADER from the coding sequence ATGAGCCGGCATAGTCGGCTACAGAAGCAGATTCTGAGCCTGTACCGCGATCTGCTTCGCGCCGGACGCGGGAAACCGGGCGCCGAGGCGCGGGTGCGGGCCGAGTTCCGGCAACACGCCATCCTCCCGCGCTCCGACGTGCTGCGCATTGAGTACCTGTACCGTCGCGGACGCCGCCAGCTGCAGCTGCTGCGCTCTGGCCACGCCACCTCCATGGGTGCCTTCGTGCGCCCGCGGAGCCCTATCGAGGAGGTGGGCGACGCCGGGGCTCCGAGGACCCCACCTGACGACGGTCACGGTCCAGGGAACCCTCACGACCGCACAGAGGCACCGGAGACCCGAGCCGACGAACGGTGA